The Molothrus aeneus isolate 106 chromosome 15, BPBGC_Maene_1.0, whole genome shotgun sequence genome includes a region encoding these proteins:
- the MFAP3 gene encoding microfibril-associated glycoprotein 3 has protein sequence MKLSYCLLILTVSAGLSAGFTVENVAFNRTVAFRSFNASLHAVSQSLISSPAHHDIIAKEGSSILIECKLNISQYEHILWYNSRGHLLEQKDEDDRWRIADNSLNITKVSFADRGRYTCAGINQNETLYYTVTLRVIFTSGDMSIYYMIVCLVAFAITLILNITRLCMMSSHLRKTEKAINEFFRTEGAEKLQKAFEIAKRIPIITSAKTLELAKVTQFKTMEFARYIEELARSIPLPPLILNCRAFMEEIFEAVRVDDPDEVGREEKQPPGCGAPAALFPGSAPVKRSHSPAGDSDDGSLSEQGQEIAVQVSIHPQGQGHGIDTVSHGSCHSVPAEEGTC, from the exons ATGAAGCTCAGCTATTGCCTGTTAATTTTGACTGTTAGTGCTGGTCTTTCAGCTGGATTCACAGTGGAAAATGTAGCTTTTAACAGGACAGTTGCTTTTAGGTCTTTCAATGCATCACTTCATGCAGTGTCTCAATCTTTAATAAGTTCTCCAGCACACCATGATATCATAGCCAAAGAGGGGAGCAGTATTTTAATTGAATGTAAACTGAACATCAGCCAGTATGAACATATCCTTTGGTATAACTCCAGAGGACACCTGCTTGAACAGAAAGATGAAG ATGACCGGTGGAGGATTGCTGATAATTCCCTCAACATCACAAAGGTCAGCTTTGCCGACCGGGGCCGGTACACGTGTGCAGGCATTAATCAGAACGAGACCTTGTACTACACAGTCACCCTGAGGGTTATCTTCACCTCAGGGGACATGAGCATCTACTACATGATCGTGTGCCTCGTTGCCTTTGCCATCACGCTCATTTTGAACATCACCCGCCTGTGCATGATGAGCAGCCACCTCCGCAAGACGGAGAAGGCCATCAACGAGTTCTTCCGCACGGAAGGGGCCGAGAAGCTGCAGAAAGCTTTCGAGATAGCCAAGCGCATCCCCATCATCACATCCGCCAAAACGCTCGAGCTGGCCAAAGTCACTCAGTTTAAGACCATGGAGTTCGCTCGCTACATCGAAGAGCTCGCCAGGAgcattcccctccctcctctgaTCCTGAACTGCAGGGCCTTCATGGAGGAGATCTTCGAGGCCGTGCGGGTGGACGACCCCGACGaggtgggcagggaggagaagcagcCCCCGGGCTGCGGGGCGCCGGCCGCGCTGTTCCCCGGCAGCGCCCCCGTCAAGCGCAGCCATTCCCCGGCCGGCGACTCGGACGACGGCTCCCTGAGcgagcagggccaggagatcGCCGTGCAGGTGTCCATCCAcccccagggccagggccacGGCATCGACACCGTGTCCCACGGCAGCTGCCACTCTGTGCCTGCTGAGGAGGGCACCTGCTGA
- the FAM114A2 gene encoding protein FAM114A2 — translation MSEEDRGENLKDETSYKAENEQKTEELGCSESSEGRQQETVPVTRKRPEPKPPSQPAATEKPTGETIKVSDPPAVQTGWGYWGSWGKSLLSTASATVATVGQGISNVIEKAETTLGIPSPSEISSESKDGARGSENPAASNADAADDGSSFPIAGALEVLSTISTAVQSTGKSVISGGLDALEFIGKKTMDVIAEGDPGFKKTKGLINRTSTLSQVLREAKEKEEQQTATEVTMATEKKAHYGLLFDEFQGLSHLEALEMLSRESESKVKAVLNALSGEKLDTLKEEMEQLKEAFSLPEFFEEEEEEKKGDEEFTKEVTELFSELHISSTPDKVITVRTSAHEWIARFNSSLPKEEKENEENQEVESRDGDQDAKESVEDIHAFAIRSLAELTACSIEMFHKTAALLLYGQKQEVTATDRAKSLSQLTIMLCKELSAFSKEFTTCLTTAGVKEKADVLNPLITGVFLEASNSASYIQDAFQLLLPVLQISLIEARTELSQ, via the exons ATGTCTGAGGAAGACAGGGGTGAAAATCTGAAAGATGAAACCTCTTACAAAGCTGAAAATGAACAGAAGACAGAGGAACTTGGCTGCTCTGAGAGCAGTGAAGGGAGACAGCAAGAGACTGTGCCTGTGACTAGAAAAAGACCTGAACCCAAGCCCCCAAGCCAGCCTGCTGCCACAGAAAAGCCTACAGGTGAAACCATCAAG gTCTCAGATCCTCCTGCAGTTCAGACAGGGTGGGGCTACTGGGGAAGCTGGGGGAAATCTCTTCTGTCAACTGCATCTGCTACCGTAGCTACTGTAG GTCAAGGTATTTCAAATGTCatagaaaaagcagaaacaacCCTTGGGATCCCCAGTCCTAGTGAAATCTCGTCAGAGTCTAAAGATGGTGCAAGAG GAAGTGAGAATCCTGCTGCCAGCAACGCTGATGCAGCTGATgatggcagctccttccctaTTGCTGGGGCTCTTGAAGTTTTATCAACCATCTCTACTGCTGTCCAAAGCACA GGTAAAAGTGTTATTAGTGGAGGTCTGGATGCCTTGGAATTCATTGGCAAAAAGACAATGGATGTAATAGCTGAGGGTGACCCTGGATTCAAAAAAACAAAGGGCCTCATAAACAGAACCTCTACATTATCTCAG gtctTAAGAGaagcaaaggagaaagaagagcagCAGACAGCTACCGAGGTTACCATGGCTACTGAGAAGAAAGCCCATTATGGGTTACTGTTTGATGAGTTTCAGGGTCTTTCGCATCTGGAGGCCTTAGAGATGCTTTCCAGAGAGAGTGAATCAAAG GTGAAAGCAGTTTTGAATGCCCTCTCTGGAGAGAAGTTGGACACACTGAAGGAGGAAATGGAACAACTCAAAGAAGCATTTTCTTTGCCTGAATTCTttgaagaagaagaggaagaaaagaagg GAGATGAAGAGTTCACAAAAGAAGTAACAGAGTTGTTTTCAGAATTGCACATCTCCTCCACGCCAGACAAAGTGATCACG GTGAGGACATCTGCTCATGAGTGGATAGCACGATTCAACAGCAGTCTTcctaaagaggaaaaagaaaatgaagaaaaccaagaagtagaatccagagatggtgaccaGGATGCTAAGGAGTCAGTAGAG GATATTCATGCATTTGCCATAAGAAGCCTGGCAGAACTGACAGCCTGTTCCATTGAAATGTTTCACAAAACTGCAGCTTTGTTGCTCTATGGTCAGAAACAGGAGGTGACAGCCACAGACAGAGCCAAGTCCCTGTCACA ATTGACTATCATGCTGTGTAAAGAACTGTCAGCTTTCTCTAAAGAGTTCACAACATGCTTAACAACTGCAGGG GTCAAAGAGAAAGCAGATGTGCTTAATCCCTTAATCACTGGAGTGTTTTTGGAG gCTTCAAACAGTGCTTCCTATATCCAAGATGCCTTCCaactcctgctgcctgtgctgcagattTCTCTTATTGAGGCTAGAACGGAACTATCACAGTAA